In a genomic window of Chryseobacterium sp. G0162:
- a CDS encoding serine hydrolase domain-containing protein has translation MKTSMAFLVLLVSNYFFSQTIHSEKLDNYFNYIENNNLGVGRLSVFKNGKEVYAKSFGQKNISELIDDKNTRYQVGSVTKMMTAVLIFKLIEEKKLDLNDKLSAFYPEVPNSELITLKNLLEHTSGLGSYVVKDGEVWVTEKTTDREIMELIVKQGKSFEPGEKTAYSNSAYYLLTKILEKKHNKPFYQILYSEIIQPLRLKNLASFKPDQKNVFLPYRYENNSWTILKKEINLLNVIGVGDVSATPYDLNIFINSLFHNKILKKESMELMEPKPGKENWGRGMAIWDFNDLIFYGHGGDTLGSHAILIYNKEDDLSIAYVTNGERIKKENFMQNVVDLLYNKEIKLPEIQDKP, from the coding sequence ATGAAAACCTCAATGGCATTCTTAGTTCTTCTTGTTTCAAATTACTTTTTTTCACAAACGATTCATTCTGAAAAATTAGATAATTATTTCAATTATATTGAGAATAATAATTTAGGAGTGGGACGTTTGTCAGTTTTTAAAAATGGGAAAGAAGTATATGCTAAAAGTTTTGGACAAAAAAATATATCTGAATTAATTGATGATAAAAATACCCGATATCAGGTGGGTTCTGTGACCAAAATGATGACCGCTGTTTTAATTTTTAAATTAATTGAAGAAAAAAAATTAGATTTAAATGATAAACTTTCAGCGTTTTATCCGGAAGTTCCAAATTCAGAGCTCATAACCCTTAAAAATTTATTAGAACATACCAGCGGATTGGGAAGTTATGTGGTAAAAGACGGAGAGGTTTGGGTAACGGAAAAGACCACTGACCGGGAAATCATGGAACTCATTGTCAAACAAGGGAAAAGCTTTGAACCTGGCGAAAAAACAGCATATTCAAACTCCGCTTATTACCTCCTGACTAAAATTCTTGAAAAAAAGCATAATAAACCGTTTTACCAAATACTCTATTCAGAAATTATACAGCCTCTGAGGCTCAAAAATCTGGCTTCTTTCAAACCTGATCAAAAAAATGTATTTCTGCCTTATCGATATGAAAACAATTCATGGACGATTCTGAAAAAGGAAATAAATTTACTCAATGTAATTGGCGTAGGCGATGTCTCAGCGACCCCTTATGATCTGAATATTTTCATCAATAGTTTATTCCATAATAAGATCCTAAAGAAAGAATCCATGGAGCTGATGGAGCCTAAACCAGGAAAAGAAAATTGGGGAAGAGGGATGGCAATCTGGGATTTTAACGATCTTATATTTTATGGACATGGTGGAGATACATTAGGATCACATGCCATTCTTATTTATAATAAAGAAGATGACCTCTCCATCGCTTATGTTACGAATGGAGAGCGAATTAAAAAAGAAAACTTCATGCAAAATGTTGTTGATCTGCTTTATAACAAAGAAATTAAGCTTCCGGAAATACAAGACAAACCATAA
- a CDS encoding YdeI/OmpD-associated family protein: protein METGLEKKSIAINTKQEWRDWLMQNHRSSQRIWIICNNKKSGLPTVSWSELVDEAICFGWIDSTRKTVDSNSFMQLYTQRKTKSNWSKINKEKVQRLIDTGVMQPAGLESIKVAKENGSWTILDSVEELIIPNDLENAFTAHAGSKDYFLAMSKTLKKMILHWVTFAKRPETRQKRIKELVEQAAKQQRPAQFR, encoded by the coding sequence ATGGAAACAGGGTTAGAAAAAAAGAGTATCGCTATCAACACCAAACAGGAATGGCGTGACTGGCTTATGCAAAACCATCGTTCAAGCCAAAGGATATGGATTATTTGCAACAATAAAAAATCCGGACTTCCCACAGTTAGCTGGAGCGAATTAGTGGATGAAGCCATTTGTTTTGGCTGGATCGACAGTACTAGAAAGACTGTAGATTCCAATTCATTTATGCAATTGTACACCCAACGCAAAACCAAAAGTAACTGGTCCAAAATCAATAAAGAAAAGGTTCAGAGGCTTATAGATACAGGTGTAATGCAGCCAGCCGGGCTTGAAAGTATTAAAGTGGCTAAAGAAAACGGCTCGTGGACTATTCTGGACAGTGTTGAAGAGCTTATCATCCCCAATGATCTGGAAAACGCCTTTACAGCACATGCCGGTTCAAAAGATTATTTTTTAGCGATGAGTAAAACCTTAAAAAAAATGATATTGCACTGGGTTACATTTGCCAAAAGGCCGGAAACCCGTCAAAAACGTATTAAGGAACTGGTAGAACAGGCAGCAAAACAACAAAGACCTGCGCAGTTCAGATAA
- a CDS encoding ATP-binding protein, with translation MRIAIFGAHNVGKTTLAEELLEHLSGYTLETEPYYQMELCGYEFSEIPDAEDFVEQFNYSVKLILQSGDNVIFDRCVIDLLAYLHVLDPRRNIQSLFEKAQAIIDEIDLFVLVPIEEPDVIPVHQIELPKLRNQVNDLLYDWINDFRIKVIRVNGPLSDRRDQVLNGILSTPDT, from the coding sequence ATGAGAATTGCGATATTCGGGGCTCACAATGTTGGCAAAACCACTTTGGCGGAAGAGCTTCTGGAACATCTGTCAGGTTATACCCTTGAGACAGAGCCTTATTACCAAATGGAATTATGTGGTTATGAATTCTCAGAAATTCCTGATGCCGAAGACTTCGTTGAACAATTTAATTATTCAGTAAAACTGATTCTGCAAAGTGGAGACAATGTGATATTTGACAGATGTGTTATTGATCTCTTAGCCTATCTTCATGTTCTTGATCCTCGTAGAAATATTCAATCTCTCTTTGAAAAGGCTCAGGCAATAATTGATGAAATTGACCTTTTTGTATTGGTTCCCATTGAAGAACCGGATGTGATCCCTGTACACCAGATTGAGCTTCCAAAACTCAGAAACCAGGTCAATGATTTACTCTATGATTGGATTAATGATTTTAGAATAAAAGTAATTAGAGTCAATGGTCCATTATCTGATCGCAGAGATCAGGTACTCAATGGAATTTTATCCACTCCTGACACATAG